A DNA window from Ranitomeya imitator isolate aRanImi1 chromosome 2, aRanImi1.pri, whole genome shotgun sequence contains the following coding sequences:
- the LOC138664087 gene encoding uncharacterized protein, whose amino-acid sequence MYRSLPCLWKIKFADYSNRYKKKAANEKLVALYKQHRPTETVDKNIVRKKIQALHTVYKKELNKVEKSVKSGAGTDDVYVPKLWYYDLLAFTRDQEIPHPSKTMTSLCAPSAEEILPESPDEHVPPEHLQTPEGNDDKTPQSPISPRVEKQTCPQRPSRKRKVTVGTPVDLLALASNIMTQHAATQLTGFPSFVAERLNRLDITQRTYADRVMFEVLNMAAAGKLTEITTLTSSDRQPSDQFS is encoded by the exons atgtaccgctccctgccctgcttgtggaagatcaagtttgcggattacagcaaccgctacaaGAAGAAAGCTGCAAACGAGAAACTGGTGGCCCTATACAAGCAGCATCGTCCCACTGAGACGGTGGATAAAAATATTGTGAGGAAGAAGATCCAGGCTCTCCACACAGTCTACAAAAAAGAGCTGAACAAGGTGGAAAAGTCCgtgaagtctggggccggaaccgACGACGTgtatgtgcccaagttgtggtactatgacctgctggcgttcactcgGGACCAGGAAATCCCTCACCCATCCAAGACCATGACAAGCCTTTGTGCGCCATCTGCTGAAGAGATCCTGCCCGAGTCTCCtgacgagcat GTGCCTCCTGAACATCTCCAAACACCGGAAGGCAACGATGACAAGACCCCTCAGTCCCCCATAAGCCCGCGTGTCGAGAAGCAGACATGTCCACAGCGCCCATCTCGCAAAAGAAAGGTGACTGTGggcacacctgtggatctcctggcactgGCCAGCAACATAATGACCCAGCATGCCGCAACCCAGCTCACCGGATTCCCATCCTTCGTTGCGGAACGCTTAAATAGATTGGACATTACCCAGCGAACGTACGCGGATAGAGTCATGTTCGAGGTTTTGAACATGGCAGCCGCAGGCAAACTGACTGAGATAACAACGTTGACCAGCAGCGACCGTCAGCCCAGTGACCAGTTTTCTTAG